The genomic stretch ggaaacccgagtatctggagatgcgcagaacgtatgcgcaataacaacagtaggcaccgtccttaatctgGACTACACGAAATTTCCATTTTATCTCAATGTAAAAGGTGCAATCTCTAAGCAGAATACATCTTTCTTTCCGTAGGTTAGTAATACTGTGAATTTCTTCTCTTCTGTAAGCTTGAGATGACAGCATAAGTAAGATAAATAATATATAACTGAATTTCTTCCGTAATGGCATATTTCTCTCAAAGATTTGATGCCAAAAAAGAGTAGATCATTCAGAGTGTGACTGACATTCAAACTGCGTTTAACTCTGTCTTATGCAAAATAAAATAGGAATTTTGTTCCTTAGTGGATTTTCAAGTGTGCTAAAATTGTCGACAAATAACGTTTCGAAGGGCGTTCTTGTTTCAGACGTGATTGAAATAGATGATGACAGCCGATGCAATCATTGGAAAATCAATTATCTCTGTGGAAAGGTCAATCATCAACCTTATATGCTCAAACATTGCAAATTCAGTTGTAAGGGCTACGTAGCTCTTCCTCGCCCTCCCAAGAAGAAACTGGAAGACCCATTTGGTATGGCAGGGCAATTTGGACGGCCTAACAATCCACTTGGCCCCCAGCGTTTTGGACAGCAACCAATTGGACCACAGCCCTTCAGGCAACAGCAGTATGGACAAGAACCATTTGCACAACGGCCATACGGACCACAACAACCACCACAACCCTACGTACAACCACCTGTTCAACAACCATTCGTACAGCCGTCTTATGGCCAGAAACAGTTTGCACAGCAGTCTTTCGGACAACCATTTATGGGACAACAACCTCAATACGGTATGCTTCCAGGGTATGGTCAACAAGGCCAGCAACCTCCACAAGCCTGGCAACCATGTGGTCAACCTCAGATGACCAGTCCTTGCCCTCCACCATGCCCACCACAGCCTCAGCCATGTCCTCCACCTTGCCCGCCACAGCCACAACCTTGTGGTGGTAGTCCAGTAGCACCTCCGCTGCCCCCACGacctcctcttcctcctcctcctcctccactACAACCACCGGTAAAACCAACTGAAGAAGGGAAGGAAGGGAAAGaggaaaaggaaggaaaggagaAAGAAGGGAAGAAACCACCTGCTGTTCCCCCTCACAGAGCACCTTATCGTCCACCACCATTATCGCCATACGGGCGATTGCCTTACGGTCAGCAGCCACCTAATGGACTGCAGCCACCTTATGAACCGCAACCGCCTTATAGACAGCAACTGTCTTACGGACAGCCGCTACCCAATGAACAGCAACAGTTGTACCCCCAACAGCAGCCATACGGACAGCCACCATATGCTCAACAGTACGGTCAACAACCTGCTGCTTTCCAACCACCAAACCCATCTCAACTTCGGCCAGCTCCTCCTCCTGTACAACCAGCACAACCAATTCAACCACCTGTTCAACCTCAAATGCAGCCAACTGGCGCAGTTACAGCCGCGGCTCCTCAACTACCTTCTGCTTCTAGTGCCCAACAACCCTTACCAGCTGCTCCTGCTGCTGGCGCCCAAACGGCTCCTTCAAACCCAATGCCTGCAGCTCCAGCTCCAGGTAAAAACACGTTAATATGAAATACGCATAGTACACTATCCCTTAAGTTAAAAAATTTGCCAACTCGTTGAAGGGAAGTGTCTCTACAACAAAGAGCAATTTCCTGTTATCGAAAttcaattaaaaaattaatttcatctAAGTGGAGTCTGAGGACAAAGTGCTGCCTTTCCAATAAAATTTGCAAGTGATTTGACGTTAAAGTCTTCTCTGATAAGGACTTTCAGTTAAGCCGTAAGCCTCCCCTCACATCTCTTGTTGTTAATAACgagggacgttaaagaacccgcACTCTGGTCGCGAAACGTAGTGGATGAAATTCCCCGTGTTGTCGCCGTCCTTTGCGTTCTGTATCACTGACTTGGGTTGTCTATCTCGAAGGGTTTATATAGTCCCTTGTAGTCCTTCCTCACTGCTCATTTGAAGTGCAAAAGTGGATTaaaatttctattgtttccGCTTCAAAGGTGCTGAACCTCCACAAGCGGATTCTGCACAGGGTGGCCAAACCTATGTAATTCAGCATCCATGGCCAGGAACAGAAGGACCACTTACTATAAAGAAGGAGGGTGTTGAAGGAAAGAACGCTCAACCTAAGAACAATCCACCTGAAGATGCTGTAATTGTAGCTTAATTAAACAAGTAAGTTTATCCAGAAAGATTCAACGAAATGTCATCGTTTATCTCATTCCTTTAATTTAAGTATAGCGGACGAAGGATTTAAACACTGCTTTCGGAgttacaatcatggacaaaattCTTGGGTCACATCCTTTTAGACACGCGAAGCAAACAGTCACACGAGAATCAAACTGTACGTGCCCAGCTCCTCCTCCCCAAGAGAATTGTAAACATGCACCCGTAGTTTTTGCTGATTATCGACTTAACAAAttgatatcagtttttcatgcgtctgtcctgttattgatcatgaatttcgtcataacattgtcaaagtagctgtggatccacgagccGATAGACTACTTTGataatgttatgacgaaattcattgtcaataataggacagacgcatgaaaaactgacatccatttgttttttacaataacaaaaaggcagaggggccaaaataaaggcaaaacaaaagaagaacgTGGGACAAAAATGctagaaacttcaatctgactcgagcaatatcgcgtcattatcgcataaattataaatttatgtgtgacaataaaaattagacAATGAGctcgcgagaattttgcagtcattgtaaaagtAGTATTTGGTGTGCCGGAGCCGAAGGAACTGCACTCGAGTTTTAAAATATGGCGTTGCTTTTGGAAGTAATTGTGAAATCATCGATAATTACGAGTTTTGCACGACTCTCCAAGGGTCCACGATTGTAGAAGTCCCCGGTTTGCTTCATGGTAACCTCAATGTTTATTCCGAATTTTCTCTCAGTCATCCTTGTTAGTAACGAAAGCCTTGCGAAGTGAAATCAATTTGAGCCCGATATTCCAAATAACCTCTAAGGATAGTTGCTTTAAAAAGTATTAGCTTTATTAGGAAATTATGTGCTCAGTTTTTTATGCCTATCACCAAAAGGAAAAGGCTTTAAATTGGGTAGATGACTATATTTAGCAAGTTATTGAAACTTTTAAAGTCGATTTGTTCATAACAAGATGTTAGCGAATAGTGGATATTTACCCAGTGAGAAGCGGCACTGTTTATCGATACACAGGGGCGTAGCAAGGATTTTTCAAAGCGACGGTCACACtttgtcaaacagagggtaatCACCAGATTGTCGCGTTTTCGACACGTCAATATTGTAGATTGTTTGCTTAAAAAAGGGCTTACAAAGGTGGGCGTGGttacgggcaccccaggacctcCTTGATAAAATTTGCTCAACCGAATCGCAAGGGCAAGCCATAATGTTGTTTTCCTCCGATCCTCCAATCAATGCGCTGAAAGAACTATTCACTTGCGTGGTATAAACTAGTCAACTTTATATGAGACAGTTTAAACAATGACGTTAGCAAGATAACCAAAATACCGGTTAAATAAAGTATTGAACCACAGAGCTTCGAGAGAACCTTCGAACCTTCGGCTTATATATTGACGCCAAATTCAGACTTGACTGAACTACTGACGGTAGATAACGTGGTGTTTCCGGCCGACAGTAGGAAAGGCAGACATTCTATACCTACTTTACAATATACACGAGAGAGTGATTCAGGAAGGAATATATGGCATCTCGCGACTCCTTTCCAAAGTGCCGTTCTGACCTCATTTCGTAAATTTGGCATAAACATGTCTGTCTCCAAAGTTAGTGTTATGTGATAGATTTAACCATATTTAGCTAACATGAAAGAGACATAACATCTTTTGGGGGAATCCCGCTCAGTTGTAGTCCGGTTTTTCTTGGCTAATCTCTCGCATAAACACTTTCGGAACACCACACTTGTACTGAAGTATCGAATAACTTATACCGGGTATATGAACGTTCGAACCTCTACAATCTGTTAGTTATTTGTTTTTTCCTGTTTCAGATCAGCGAGGAATTTTTCTGAATTTTGAAGGCTTATATCAGCCACGGGCTTCCACCCTTACGAAAGTACAAGAGATTGAACTACCTGTATTTTCTTCCTCGTGCAATTACACAGAAAAAGACGACGACTTTTCAGGGAACAagtcttttcttctttttccaatAGACGGAGTAAAACATCGGAGGAGCTCGGAGACATACTCACTTAGCACTGATTCAGCCACCGTACACGTCACTTTTTTACTGTTCAATAACGTAGCTTTGGAAAATTAGTAATTCGTTATTTGCTTATTGTTAAAAGTTAACCGTATTGTATTCTATCTTCATATCTTACTtggattttcaagtttttctacCTTCTTTTGTGAAGTGTAAAATCGTAAAATCTACGTCGTGCTTaggattttttgtcttttattcaCAACACGTGAAGAGATAAAAAACGAACCAGAAGCACTTTCCCATGATCTAATCTCACAATAGTGCACAGATTCGGTTTGATTCTTTCATTGTATACACACCATTTAGAGTAACACTTCCGAATGACTTTAGCCTGGTTTACATTACAAAAAATGACATCCAAAACGCAGACGATTTGTATTCTACTTAAGTTGAATAACAAAGATTCATTAGAAAGCCTTCCCCTTTCCTTAAGTGAATCGCCGcctatcaaatcaaatcaatgaatcAGACAATAAATCGCTTATTGAAACTTGGCCTTGCAGCCATTCAAGTGAATTCAGTTACTTCTATGAGTTACACAACTTAACTATCAAAATTAAGTACAGAAATATGGGAAAAAACATACCCAAGCATTGATCTAATGCAAGCACACAAAAATAAATCAAAGAAGAGCAGGGACATCAAGAGATAGATTCGCTGAGGCCTAGTTTATACGTCGCGCTATCGTTGAatttaattccaattaaattcgCCCTTCCGTCGACATTAATTGTACCGTG from Montipora capricornis isolate CH-2021 chromosome 12, ASM3666992v2, whole genome shotgun sequence encodes the following:
- the LOC138026137 gene encoding basic salivary proline-rich protein 1-like, with translation MKKTFILTLLTILGSLCNGKPVNKKKLKDKSNRDRLCFDKDVKYCRKWASRGYCPKSPTVMSGKCKLACKMCSPDVIEIDDDSRCNHWKINYLCGKVNHQPYMLKHCKFSCKGYVALPRPPKKKLEDPFGMAGQFGRPNNPLGPQRFGQQPIGPQPFRQQQYGQEPFAQRPYGPQQPPQPYVQPPVQQPFVQPSYGQKQFAQQSFGQPFMGQQPQYGMLPGYGQQGQQPPQAWQPCGQPQMTSPCPPPCPPQPQPCPPPCPPQPQPCGGSPVAPPLPPRPPLPPPPPPLQPPVKPTEEGKEGKEEKEGKEKEGKKPPAVPPHRAPYRPPPLSPYGRLPYGQQPPNGLQPPYEPQPPYRQQLSYGQPLPNEQQQLYPQQQPYGQPPYAQQYGQQPAAFQPPNPSQLRPAPPPVQPAQPIQPPVQPQMQPTGAVTAAAPQLPSASSAQQPLPAAPAAGAQTAPSNPMPAAPAPGAEPPQADSAQGGQTYVIQHPWPGTEGPLTIKKEGVEGKNAQPKNNPPEDAVIVA